From a single Collibacillus ludicampi genomic region:
- a CDS encoding LysR family transcriptional regulator produces MDIRDLTIFVAVAEELNITKAAKRLDYAQSNVTSRIQILETELGTTLFYRHQRGVTLTPSGELLLEYARKILHLCNEVKTSLQDHSKPKGPLRIGSMETTAAVRLPEILHEFRKNCPDVDLFLQTGPTEELIQSVLSYKLDGAFVAGPVNHPDIFQAGIVDEELVLVSNSWKSMREYLYKIRKSTLLVFREGCTYRSRLEQWLRAEGLIPEKTIEFDTLEAMLGCVTAGVGIALLPLSVIERSDLRGFISYHPISERYSRVTTIFIRRADTVMTPALTRFLWITKSLFSVQFGSTPTNHEGKAR; encoded by the coding sequence ATGGACATTCGAGATCTTACAATCTTTGTTGCCGTTGCGGAGGAACTGAATATCACCAAGGCGGCAAAACGACTGGATTATGCACAGTCCAATGTAACATCCAGAATACAAATACTTGAGACGGAACTCGGCACCACTCTCTTTTACCGACATCAAAGGGGAGTAACCCTAACACCATCCGGTGAACTATTGCTGGAATATGCGAGAAAAATTCTACATCTCTGTAATGAAGTCAAAACTTCTTTACAAGACCACTCGAAACCCAAAGGACCCCTTCGTATTGGTTCCATGGAAACTACCGCAGCTGTGAGATTGCCTGAGATACTTCATGAATTCCGTAAAAATTGTCCCGATGTTGATCTATTTCTCCAGACGGGTCCAACTGAAGAATTGATTCAGTCCGTCTTGTCCTACAAATTGGACGGAGCTTTCGTAGCAGGACCGGTGAATCATCCAGATATCTTTCAGGCGGGTATCGTTGATGAGGAACTCGTGTTGGTATCAAACTCTTGGAAATCAATGAGAGAATATTTATACAAAATACGGAAGAGTACACTATTAGTATTCCGAGAAGGATGCACTTATCGTTCCAGACTTGAGCAATGGTTGAGAGCAGAAGGATTGATCCCGGAAAAGACGATCGAGTTTGATACTCTGGAAGCTATGCTTGGATGTGTGACGGCTGGAGTAGGTATCGCGTTATTACCTCTGTCAGTTATTGAACGGTCGGACTTACGTGGTTTCATCTCTTATCACCCCATCTCTGAAAGATATAGTCGAGTAACAACCATCTTTATTCGACGGGCCGATACAGTTATGACACCCGCTTTGACTCGATTTTTATGGATTACAAAAAGTCTTTTTTCAGTGCAATTCGGTTCGACTCCCACTAACCACGAAGGAAAGGCACGGTGA